The Saccharothrix variisporea genome has a segment encoding these proteins:
- a CDS encoding vitamin B12-dependent ribonucleotide reductase gives MTETVGGSSKKTATQNGAGEKQRLKVERVYTTEGVHPYDEVTWERRDVVMTNWRDGSINFEQRGVEFPDFWSVNATNIVTSKYFRGAVGTPQREHSLRQLIDRVVKTYVEAGVKHGYFAAGKDAEIFEHELTWMLLHQVFSFNSPVWFNVGTSSPQQVSACFILAVDDTMESILNWYREEGLIFKGGSGAGLNLSRIRSSKELLSSGGTASGPVSFMRGADASAGTIKSGGATRRAAKMVVLDVDHPDVEEFIETKAREEDKVRALRDAGFDMDLGGKDIVSVQYQNANNSIRVSDEFMHAYENGGQFGLRARLTGEVIETVDAKQLFRKLAQAAWECADPGIQYDGTINDWHTTPESGRITASNPCSEYMHLDNSSCNLASLNLMKFLKDDGLFDAELFAKSVEFVITAMEISISFADFPTEPIADTTRKFRQLGIGYANLGALLMATGHAYDSEGGRALAASITSLMQAVAYKRSAELAGIVGPYEGYARNAEAHQRVIRKHAAANDLIRTYHANDAQVQKLATRVWQEGQIVGAKNGWRNAQASVLAPTGTIGLMMDCDTTGIEPDLALVKFKKLVGGGSMQIVNQTVPRALKALGYQEEQIEAIVEYIGEHGHVVDAPGLRQEHYEVFDCAMGERSIAPMGHVRMMAAVQPFISGAISKTVNMPESATVEDVEEIYYQGWKLGLKALAIYRDNCKVGQPLSAGKSAKSSADTKTPETVVEYRPVRKRLPKKRPSQTVSFTVGGAEGYLHAGSYPDDGLGEIFVKLGKQGSTLAGVMDAFSMSISVGLQYGIPLEFYVSKFQNLRFEPAGMTDDPDVRIATSVLDYLFRRLALDYLPFEKRAQLGIFTADERTAQVSQDYGSGSDVDLEGLRTSVDASPAPAVEEKKKSTADVKVGSSTELLELHLGTTADAPLCMTCGTKMRPAGSCYLCEGCGSTSGCS, from the coding sequence ATGACGGAGACCGTTGGTGGCTCCAGCAAGAAGACGGCCACCCAGAACGGCGCGGGGGAGAAGCAGCGCCTCAAGGTGGAGCGCGTCTACACCACCGAGGGCGTGCACCCGTACGACGAGGTGACCTGGGAGCGCCGCGACGTCGTCATGACGAACTGGCGCGACGGCTCGATCAACTTCGAGCAGCGCGGTGTGGAGTTCCCCGACTTCTGGTCGGTCAACGCGACCAACATCGTCACCAGCAAGTACTTCCGCGGCGCGGTGGGCACGCCGCAGCGCGAGCACAGCCTGCGCCAGCTCATCGACCGCGTGGTGAAGACCTACGTCGAGGCGGGCGTCAAGCACGGCTACTTCGCCGCCGGCAAGGACGCGGAGATCTTCGAGCACGAGCTGACCTGGATGCTGCTGCACCAGGTGTTCAGCTTCAACTCGCCGGTGTGGTTCAACGTGGGCACCAGCTCGCCGCAGCAGGTCAGCGCGTGCTTCATCCTCGCCGTGGACGACACGATGGAGTCGATCCTCAACTGGTACCGCGAGGAAGGCCTGATCTTCAAGGGCGGCTCGGGCGCGGGCCTGAACCTGTCCCGCATCCGGTCCTCGAAGGAGCTGCTGTCCTCCGGCGGCACCGCGTCCGGCCCGGTGTCGTTCATGCGCGGCGCGGACGCGTCGGCGGGCACCATCAAGTCCGGTGGCGCGACCCGTCGGGCGGCGAAGATGGTCGTGCTCGACGTGGACCACCCGGACGTCGAGGAGTTCATCGAGACCAAGGCGCGCGAAGAGGACAAGGTCCGCGCGCTGCGCGACGCCGGGTTCGACATGGACCTGGGCGGCAAGGACATCGTGTCCGTGCAGTACCAGAACGCGAACAACTCGATCCGCGTGTCGGACGAGTTCATGCACGCCTACGAGAACGGCGGCCAGTTCGGCCTGCGCGCCCGCCTGACCGGCGAGGTCATCGAGACCGTCGACGCCAAGCAGCTGTTCCGCAAGCTGGCGCAGGCGGCGTGGGAGTGCGCCGACCCGGGCATCCAGTACGACGGCACCATCAACGACTGGCACACCACGCCGGAGTCGGGCCGGATCACCGCGTCCAACCCGTGCTCGGAGTACATGCACCTGGACAACTCCAGCTGCAACCTGGCGTCGTTGAACCTGATGAAGTTCCTCAAGGACGACGGCCTGTTCGACGCGGAGCTGTTCGCCAAGTCGGTCGAGTTCGTGATCACCGCGATGGAGATCTCCATCAGCTTCGCGGACTTCCCGACCGAGCCGATCGCGGACACCACCCGCAAGTTCCGCCAGCTGGGCATCGGCTACGCGAACCTGGGCGCGCTGCTCATGGCGACCGGTCACGCGTACGACTCCGAGGGCGGCCGGGCGCTCGCCGCGTCCATCACCTCGCTGATGCAGGCCGTGGCGTACAAGCGGTCCGCCGAGCTGGCCGGGATCGTCGGCCCGTACGAGGGTTACGCCCGCAACGCCGAGGCGCACCAGCGCGTGATCCGCAAGCACGCGGCGGCCAACGACCTCATCCGCACCTACCACGCCAACGACGCCCAGGTGCAGAAGCTGGCGACGCGGGTGTGGCAGGAGGGCCAGATCGTCGGCGCGAAGAACGGCTGGCGCAACGCGCAGGCGTCGGTGCTGGCCCCGACCGGCACCATCGGCCTGATGATGGACTGCGACACGACCGGCATCGAGCCGGATCTGGCGCTGGTGAAGTTCAAGAAGCTGGTCGGCGGCGGCTCGATGCAGATCGTCAACCAGACCGTGCCGCGCGCGCTGAAGGCGTTGGGGTACCAGGAAGAGCAGATCGAGGCGATCGTCGAGTACATCGGCGAGCACGGCCACGTCGTGGACGCGCCGGGCCTGCGCCAGGAGCACTACGAGGTGTTCGACTGCGCGATGGGCGAGCGTTCCATCGCGCCGATGGGCCACGTGCGGATGATGGCCGCGGTGCAGCCGTTCATCTCGGGCGCGATCTCCAAGACGGTGAACATGCCGGAGTCGGCGACCGTCGAGGACGTCGAGGAGATCTACTACCAGGGCTGGAAGCTGGGCCTGAAGGCGCTCGCGATCTACCGCGACAACTGCAAGGTCGGCCAGCCGCTGTCGGCGGGCAAGTCCGCGAAGTCCTCCGCGGACACCAAGACGCCGGAGACGGTCGTGGAGTACCGCCCGGTGCGCAAGCGGCTGCCGAAGAAGCGCCCGTCGCAGACGGTGTCGTTCACCGTGGGTGGCGCCGAGGGCTACCTGCACGCCGGCTCGTACCCGGACGACGGCCTGGGCGAGATCTTCGTCAAGCTGGGCAAGCAGGGTTCGACGCTGGCGGGCGTGATGGACGCGTTCTCCATGTCCATCTCGGTCGGTCTGCAGTACGGCATCCCGCTGGAGTTCTACGTCTCGAAGTTCCAGAACCTGCGCTTCGAGCCGGCGGGCATGACCGACGACCCGGACGTGCGCATCGCGACCAGCGTGCTGGACTACCTGTTCCGCCGCCTGGCCCTGGACTACCTGCCGTTCGAGAAGCGCGCCCAGCTCGGCATCTTCACCGCCGACGAGCGCACCGCCCAGGTGTCGCAGGACTACGGCAGCGGCTCGGACGTGGACCTGGAGGGCCTGCGCACGTCGGTCGACGCCTCCCCCGCCCCGGCGGTCGAGGAGAAGAAGAAGTCGACCGCGGACGTGAAGGTCGGCAGCTCCACGGAACTGCTCGAACTGCACCTCGGCACGACCGCCGACGCGCCGCTGTGCATGACCTGCGGCACGAAGATGCGCCCGGCCGGCTCCTGCTACCTGTGCGAGGGCTGCGGCTCGACGTCGGGTTGCAGCTGA
- the lexA gene encoding transcriptional repressor LexA codes for MARKTDDDLRIADVPSVPEPADIAGNAGLTLRQRKVLDVIRDWLDRFGYPPSVREIGEAVGLTSTSSVAHQLRALERKGFLRRDPNRPRAVGVLPTEIVTGLDPASKPTPAYVPMLGRIAAGGPILAEEAIEDVFPLPRDLVGEGEVFLLKVVGDSMVDAAITDGDWVVVRQQPTADNGDVVAAMIDGEATVKTFKRKDGHVWLMPHNPAYEPILGDEATILGKVTAVLRRL; via the coding sequence GTGGCCCGCAAGACCGATGACGACCTGCGCATCGCCGATGTGCCCTCCGTCCCCGAACCAGCGGACATCGCGGGCAACGCGGGGTTGACCCTGCGCCAGCGCAAGGTGCTCGACGTGATCCGGGACTGGCTGGACCGGTTCGGCTACCCGCCCAGCGTGCGGGAGATCGGTGAGGCGGTCGGCCTCACGTCCACCTCCTCGGTCGCCCACCAGCTGCGCGCGCTGGAGCGCAAGGGCTTCCTGCGCCGCGACCCGAACCGCCCGCGCGCGGTCGGCGTGCTGCCGACGGAGATCGTGACGGGCCTGGACCCGGCGTCCAAGCCGACCCCCGCCTACGTGCCCATGCTGGGCCGGATCGCCGCCGGTGGCCCGATCCTGGCGGAGGAGGCGATCGAGGACGTGTTCCCGCTGCCCCGCGACCTGGTCGGCGAGGGCGAGGTGTTCCTGCTGAAGGTCGTCGGCGACTCGATGGTGGACGCCGCCATCACGGACGGCGACTGGGTCGTGGTGCGCCAGCAGCCGACCGCCGACAACGGCGACGTGGTGGCGGCCATGATCGACGGCGAGGCGACCGTGAAGACGTTCAAGCGCAAGGACGGGCACGTGTGGCTGATGCCGCACAACCCGGCCTACGAGCCGATCCTGGGCGACGAGGCGACCATCCTGGGCAAGGTGACAGCCGTCCTGCGCCGCCTCTGA
- a CDS encoding LysM peptidoglycan-binding domain-containing protein, with protein MAVVVGTRSGFELVDGAVAEDVRRGEPLRPGPRVLRSFQTDKTERFPGTGKGDTRRPTTPRPRPLAVHTAPEPAACAVREERHPAVQFARYAAVAVVAAVALSLLYLFASGAGSVPERTSVVHVQVGETLWDIAERTAPDSDPEAVVIRIKELNELADSSVKPGQALVVPDGRTDG; from the coding sequence ATGGCGGTGGTGGTGGGTACGCGGAGCGGGTTCGAGCTCGTCGACGGCGCCGTCGCGGAGGACGTGCGGAGGGGCGAACCGCTCCGGCCCGGCCCGCGCGTCCTGCGCAGCTTCCAGACCGACAAGACCGAACGGTTCCCCGGGACCGGCAAGGGCGACACCCGCCGCCCGACCACACCGCGCCCCCGGCCGCTCGCCGTGCACACCGCGCCCGAGCCCGCCGCGTGCGCGGTCCGCGAGGAGCGCCACCCGGCGGTCCAGTTCGCCCGCTACGCCGCCGTCGCCGTGGTCGCGGCGGTCGCGCTGAGCCTGCTGTACCTGTTCGCCTCCGGCGCCGGCTCGGTGCCCGAACGCACCAGCGTGGTGCACGTCCAGGTGGGTGAGACGCTCTGGGACATCGCCGAGCGCACCGCCCCGGACAGCGACCCCGAGGCCGTCGTGATCCGCATCAAGGAGCTCAACGAGCTCGCCGACTCGTCGGTCAAGCCCGGCCAGGCCCTCGTCGTCCCGGACGGCCGCACCGACGGCTGA
- the nrdR gene encoding transcriptional regulator NrdR, protein MRCPFCRNSDSRVVDSREVDEGQVIRRRRSCSSCGRRFTTVEEAVLAVVKRSGVTEPFSRDKVVTGVRRACQGRPVDEDALSLLAHRVEESIRSTGCAEIPSHEVGLAILGPLRELDEVAYLRFASVYRSFSSVEDFEKEIADLRNAQKSE, encoded by the coding sequence GTGCGCTGTCCGTTCTGCCGCAACTCGGACTCCCGCGTGGTCGACTCGCGCGAGGTGGACGAGGGTCAGGTGATCCGCCGCCGACGCTCCTGCTCCAGCTGCGGCCGCCGCTTCACCACCGTCGAGGAGGCGGTGCTGGCGGTGGTCAAGCGCTCCGGGGTCACCGAGCCGTTCAGCCGGGACAAGGTGGTCACCGGCGTGCGGCGCGCGTGCCAGGGCCGGCCCGTCGACGAGGACGCGCTGTCGCTGCTCGCCCACCGCGTCGAGGAGTCCATCCGCTCCACCGGGTGCGCCGAGATCCCGAGCCACGAGGTGGGGCTCGCGATCCTCGGCCCGCTGCGCGAACTGGACGAGGTCGCCTACCTCCGCTTCGCCAGCGTGTACCGCTCCTTCTCCTCCGTCGAGGACTTCGAGAAGGAGATCGCGGACCTGCGCAACGCGCAGAAGTCCGAATAA